A window of Rhipicephalus microplus isolate Deutch F79 chromosome X, USDA_Rmic, whole genome shotgun sequence genomic DNA:
CATCACCGCGTAGTCCTGAGGCATGGCCAAGTATACGCTATGCGCCTAAGCAAAACGTGGAAGCAAATTACAGACCTTCGCAAAAACAACGTAAAAGCGGCATACAAAAAAGCTCCGCTGTATATAGGGAGGAACCGGAATATATGTGCTCAAAGTGCTTTTCAAGAAAAACACCAGCTGTATTGTTGGCTTGCTGCAAAtacacgaataaataaataaataaataaaacaaaggtTTCAAAAATAAGCACGAGTGGGTCGAAATTTTGGGAAGAGCAGGAAAAGCAGCCTCCGCCGTTTTTACGTAATTGGGCCTAGCGGTGTGCCAATCACACAGGTCTGCCTGGAGAGGGCATTGACGGAGCTGAAGTTTGTTGGATCGGAACAGCGGTCTAGCATGTTGGAGAGCACGCTATAAATAACGCCTTGCCTATTAGATCATATCCAGTCTCTTGACTCAAAGCGTTCGACAGTCTTTATAGTTACCTTTCTTGAAAAAAATCTTACATGCTAATGAATACCGTAGCGAGTAATTACAGAttttaaaaattgttttttcGTTCTGAAGATAAATGGGAAGAAATTTTTAATCATTATGAAAGATAGCACTACTTTGATTCGAGTGGTCGCTGAGGATAGTGCCACTGATTACTTATCAATGATCGGGCGTATTCTGATTTATATTCAGAGTTTATTCATGTGCTGCATCGATAACAGCTCGAAACGATTCCCATTGACGAACGCCATGTCTAAGTGAAATCTGCATGCGAATAGTTGAATTAGAAGTATCTGGCTTTCTTAATTTCCTTGTTTATCGTGGGTTTTTCTAGAttattttttttcgcaatttGCTGTGATAAAGCAGCTGCACAAAAAATGTCGATAATGATTATTCTTTATTTGTGTCCTTCTTCAGCGCGAAGTGCCCGTGCCCCTTATTCTCTCTCTTACCTAGGccttggattgattgatatgtggggtttaacgtccaacaaccacctattattatgagagactccgtagtggaggactacagaaatttcgaccacctagagttcttcacccaaatctaagcacactggcgATCGCATAGGTCCTTACCACACCAAACAGCTTTGGCCAGCTCTAATTTCGATGAACAGTGAAGGCTGGTTGCGAGGGCCCAGGATGCAACCCGAGTTCACGGTAAGTTGGACTAAGACGCCTCCTCTGCAATCTCTTTTCAAATAAAAACGTTTATtatcacctctctctctctttctctctctcttgaactCTGGGTACGTATACGAAGCAAAGGTGGGCTATATTTGGCACAGCTGCTTTATTGAAGCacagcgtgacaaaaaaaaaaagataaaacgaCACACGTAGGGAATAAAAACGTGGGATGCactggggagagagagagagtgaaaattTAATCAAGGGAAAagggaaaggatgattttaaagCTTCTATGGTTGGGGTCCTATGTCcggggctccactggccttagccgcccgccggacttgatccaggaGTGCGAGCACTCCTGGGTCCAAGCAGGTGTGCCTtccactgctccatactaggtcTTTAAGGTTTTTCGATAAAATTGGCTACGTCGCTTGGTTTACTATCTTGGTTTGCTATCCGGATAAAATGGCacgagaaacacacaaaactaAACAAATATGAATATGATTTTGTAATATTGGCTTATTGAATTCTAGTAGTATAGATGTAGGTGATGTTCTCATGTCGGAAAAGAAGAAGACAGAAGATCGCTTAATGGCTGAGGTCAGAAACTTAAACCTACCCTGAAttcctaaaatatttttttctgggcGTCTTTTGAAATTCCGCAACAGGAACGTCTGCTTAGCCATATGCGAATTTCTTGCTGAAACAAGAAGAATTCCTTAATAACAATATTCCCCATCATTTTTATTTTACTTCCTTCTCAgtgttaataataaaaaaacgttttctttctatttctcttgTATTTCAGAATTATTTTCATTAGTGGATTTTTTTCATAATTGTATTATTTTATATAGAAAGGTCATTTTAAAATTTTAGTTTGTTCCAGTGGCGATTGatttctttttcatccattttcgaACTTTAAAAAAATGTACCCCTATATTAACCGTCGGTTTCATGGTCAATCCTCCGTACTGAAtgggagcaaaaaaaaatcaaagcacatTCAAGCAAGTCAATGACATTTCCATGGCTGGTTCCTTTGGGCTTGCCTACGGGAGCGTAGTAAAAGTGGCGACGTGAAAACAGAAGCCTCATGGTGGCGCCATGGTAAGTGTGAATCGACGAAGGATTAGACTTGCGTTGCGGTCACAACTTGCGTTCTCTTCTGTTTAGGTCCTGTGCCGTTGGTTGCCCTGACAATTGTGACAACGTGTTAGGGCGTCATGAGTTTTTCCTGGAACAAGAGTTCGCACATCGCGACTGCTGGGCCAGACTTCTGGTGGGAGGAAGCACCGGAGACCGAGGAGTTCTCTTCCATCTACGGAAGCGTCCGCTATTCCAGGCGTTGCAGTTGCTTCACCATCCGAGCATAGGTCATAGGTAACCGGGAAGGGCATACATGTGAGCAGGGACTGCCCAAATGCAGACTCTGGAGGCAGACGAACGCACCCGGAAGAGGGTGTTTCAAGTGCGGCGAGGAAGACCTCCTGAGCCTGGAGCTTCTTGGGCAGCCAAGTTAGGTTTTGGTGTGTGCATTTTTCTTAACGCCGTTTGCTCAACATTTCCTAATATTTACGTTTGTGCTTTTTATTGTAATTggagaaaattatttttaaatgTTACTAGCATGGTATTGTTTTGCTGTGTTCTCACACGGAGTTTAGTGCTTTCTTACGCATATGTTTTGTATGACCGCGAGCCTTTAATGCATTACTGAGCTGATTTCCAGGTCTCGGTTTCGATCCCAACCATAGTGACCacattgctacatgcatgttgacattttgtgggacgatgcgcgtgtgtgccggacgaagaggacgaagagtggtctccgctcggtgtctggtgaGCCGGTCACGCCGCTGGTTCTCTCGAGAGGCCAGAAAGCGAGTGCgggcgatttcgcgtgcgtgggcagcccgagtgacagcgtcaagggcatattcgctggtTGGTGTCGCGGTAGACGGAACGACTGTATCTAGAAGTAATGTAGGTtctcggccgaacaacagaaaaaacggggagtaagcggcagtgtcatggcgagaagAATTATATGCAAAGGTCACGTATGGCAAAGCAAGGTCCCAGTCAGAGTGTTTGGAAGAAATATACTTTGCAAGAATTTCTGTAAGTGTTCGATTCAGACGCTCCGTAAGTCCATTTGTCTGCGGGCGAAAAGAATATTTTCACGGAACGATATGTTGAAATGTTAGCGAACGGAAGTGCATTGTTAATGACCCTGCTAGGTTGGTAAAAATAATCTGGAGTCTTCCTACATGACATTGCTCTTCATCAGAATATAGCTGTCGCGAATATGGCTTCGAAATTTCGTTTAATAAAATAGTTGCGGCGCAACTGatacagagaagaaaaaagaaggagacagggtAGGGCGCCAGACTTTCAACtatcctgtctccttctttttttttctagcttgtATCAGTCACGCCACAAATATTTTATTACGTTacgcaccaactcacccaacatcACACTCTGCGAAATTttgtattacaaaaaaaaagaattttgctAAATATGTCTGATATAGcggtaaaaaataataatataggCCTGCGATTAGAACATCTCGATTGTGTGGCGAGCATTGCTACGTGATATAAATAAAGAAGACAGTATATCACAATTACGCAATGTTTTTGTTGATTTTTATTGTTGACACGAGCCTTTATATAGAGACGTATACGGCATGCCGTTTTTGTTGAAAGTTTTAGAGACTACGTGAAATGTATACCACAAACCATGGTGTACACTCTTTAAATGGCCTTGTTTTAGGCCTGTATTGATCACTTGAGTTTGAGCGTGATCAGGCCGCATGAGGTCTACGGATGGACGACAAGTGGGGTCCACTTAAAAAGAAATTGAGGATCTTTTACAGTTCGATAATATTTCTTGGTTAAAGAGGACCAATATTATTGTCGATGATGTCAAGATTTTTTTCCGTGGTTTTAGCAGGAGGATCTTTAGAATACGCGAAAAAAAGTTTtggcccggattcacaaagctcacttacgaaaacatttttgcgcaagagaaattttgttgcgtaagttgattcacgaaacgaaaaaacgtcgtaagaggccatagttgtcacatcggtcgctgcaaataaagcgcgctgtgactgcccgggaacgtgtcagcgatggtgatgcagttgctatatttgcttacgtcaccgaaaagtgctcgtaagtggattcacgaagcgaaattgtgcgtaaaaacagcatggctgagagaaaatcccaagagtggtccggaccactcttaggaacaatgtggctacttagaacctgctgccacagcggtatactttggtgccctggctggttttgagttaattcacgcccattaagggctgcctgatgactgctggtgcgcttTTATCTCTTTCGGCACTTTGAgtttcgcgtgttgtttcccttgtacgcagtggatggtgttgacaaccaccaccgtccaatcagttcgaagtcgcagtaattgaagaattctattgggcgtcaatggcataaaactacgcatgtaaagatttgtggttggatgaaaaccaatgtgatacgtgaatggtcggtgcattcgaacgcgacatgacataggatcaaccttatttgttatgttgttgtgttgcgccccatctcatccaattaaaagtgcgactcgagatccttgcctcattggtggaaattaccaccaaagaggttaatgggagcacattctttgcaagctattggaaataaaaatgagagaaagtttccagtgagtggttcctaaagtttgtgctctagtgtactttcatcggctctaactgtccaatggttgcgatctctgaaatacagctgtcgatacactttgggacgatgtggaacaaagcgtactttgtaaaccaaagcgtattaggggtgcgcgtgattacgcatagaactacaaacaaatcatgcatcttcaccttcactgttcagacaccgatatggaccgtgatattatggcaagcaatcggaatgaaatgaccctagtaactttgtatgacaccgaaaatatgcaaaccttcacgattctggagcaaaccttggctgaatatccctgcgtcaattaccagtcaTTTAACTTGgtgcacgaacatcattcaaaggtagagcgagccactgacatgtattttgtgcgacgtagtgaccacttgacctgagaataatagcgttgcgaaggcgaatcccctgtcgcatgctctgatcgaagcagacgacaaacgcgagcagacgacggcttggccgacaggcacagcttgttattggttgtgaagcaataccctctacatcagctcactccgtgacgttgccaaaacacttctttcatctggcacgcctgtcctgttcgtcatatcacccccctcgcacataagagaaatttttttcacgccgtgaaaatagtgcaagtactttctaagagctctcttacgtgcggtgctgttgtcgaaaacaacatggcgtcgtaaacagcatatcggtcggtgcgactttcagcaaatgcttctcgcacgagttacttcagcgtttgaccggatgtgttgtgattacagcagctctttcagtgcgtgtgagcagtgcggaaagctgtggcagtgcaatggtgtacggtgaagcgcagcgaagcctgtgcgtcagtgtggttatcaagcggggatcggcgtcgatgtatcgacggcaactagcactcgagaagcctgcaatgtgtgtttgtgtgccggtaacagttcgttcgcttgactttccagtctctcagttgggtgctgtgcgacatttcggattgacagcgttttgacacgttacttgagtgaccccaagtacgtacggaaacgtatgaactacgcgctcggttcttgcttcgccactagttagcccgtacgcttctatttacttgagagcaatgtactgttcggtggtgctgtgttgacgttccaagacttgtgaacaagctgtgctcgtgtgaccgaaaattgaaagacagtgttgataactgttttgcccggcgaagttgtggtggggcagcttggcgcttttgtttattaagtcgtcacttctcctttttgtgataaccatagtcctagcgctgtgatttgatcaaccaaaactgcgagatgttacattctgttgtggatcgtgttactttggaagcgcgcctagactgttcttcggtaacaacttgagagttctatgtggcagcgagagcccgtgaacgtccaGCTTCtcttcggcccccagaaaaagcaaagatttcaccggtgccttgctttggatgaagttgaaggccaatatcgcctaactacaggtttccgaatTCGTTtggccatcgtttttcacggcactagagccttgacaacagccggtcatggccagttcttacactttatcaatggacgtgcacgcctggccagcccttcattgctgtcattggcagcttccagtctgcagatgccctttgcctgttggccgtacttggttcctcatgacaccgacggctactaaatgctgccatcggtgagttcaccttgcagaactaaatttcaccagtactataattcacgcagttctataacgtgggcaagtttttaagcccatcagatgtaatgtttctctatggtaagttgaagcatgaaaaatatactactactgttatatacatacatatattatggagcaaatacataaaaagttttttttgtgatttgatacaagtgagctcttgtttgattatgaggttgggcctatcgattgaccacgtttgatagttggaaagttaatgtgaatttatttttcagaagccaggttgcacttaaaaaaatttatgttattttggaaaattagttctatagacgattaccactgtgctagtactatacttcattaggacatatatattgcggtacgtaaattttacatgaggcttcagtttatttcaaagtgattatagcagattttggtcacattaacgaagtgatagcttcctcaaataagtattagaagtgagtgctttaatgattgtttttaaatatctcgtttttggctcttcacagatcgcagagattggtttgttaaggtcctgtgattcatcggttgaacattctggcacatcaatcctcatcattacttggagcacctgtacaaaaataggaaggacgcgttctccctaactatgcaagcctatgtcactgctgggactgttatcattcagcggatggggcgtggaagcatgcatggcagcctcatctggaaggactgcgatctgcttgggagcttcgagcgcacgaaactgcctaacggctggctgcaaggttagtttttctttaatacaaacgattacgtgaacaccacttactgtgcacaaattgaaaacccaagcatggttgctttcagtggatacctgtaatattcttacacataattcttattcaacatttatagaaataaattgcaagataattgagaatgttgaaagctgaaagcctggagcttatgaatgaaactccaataatctgaggctcaaaagcttgtgctttgaaacgagcacaaatactttgattccttattgagctctcgagcttgtgactccctctgtggatcaagtgctttGGAagaaaatagcaagtgggtgaaaattgcctggctgttcacaacttgtaaggagaaagacctattgaagaagcttcagatgacatagggccagtaactgcatcttttacctaatgtagctttttctctctctgtgctgttgcttatgtttcagccgaacatgttcaccacgattgcatattgatatatatttttctacaaattgtacctgacctaagtatgcattgttgatctctaaaggtgacgttcagtgtgtttcaaagccatggcttctcatttctctgtctgtggctagcctatttcagcagcagagcgatgcagctagcacacatgcaatccaagtcatggagcgctcctttggtgttctgtgcaggacgcagcatatccatccggcaagacactggtatcaacaataatggtgagtgttggtggcacctgtaggagcccgttgtgtttgttgcgtatgattatttcccctgatgaagtgcatttttgaaaggttttcttcatttagattaatagatgtcagcaacaagcacactcataatccacaagttctttgtgtcttctagactgcccatttgctcctatacgcagtacggtgagctggctatgttagacagccttaaagttaggaacattggctgttgcgttgtaatgcagtctaacttgtatttcttagtgaacttatttgtggtctgcttctcgcacctagtgtaaaagtcaaaatagaagaaactttattggctttttatgtctggcagaagtttcatgccttcatctataacattgtagttttgctcttgtatcatattaaatatattttcagtcttcactgtttgtgtgtgtgtgtgttgagg
This region includes:
- the LOC142775846 gene encoding uncharacterized protein LOC142775846 isoform X2; the encoded protein is MQAYVTAGTVIIQRMGRGSMHGSLIWKDCDLLGSFERTKLPNGWLQGRSISIRQDTGINNNVPAVTRGLVLHGHVQCIKNRAQKTNKYKGTASDCSPAQSLQQQKEHIVMSGAAAA
- the LOC142775846 gene encoding uncharacterized protein LOC142775846 isoform X1, encoding MQAYVTAGTVIIQRMGRGSMHGSLIWKDCDLLGSFERTKLPNGWLQAYFSSRAMQLAHMQSKSWSAPLVFCAGRSISIRQDTGINNNVPAVTRGLVLHGHVQCIKNRAQKTNKYKGTASDCSPAQSLQQQKEHIVMSGAAAA